In Cryptomeria japonica chromosome 5, Sugi_1.0, whole genome shotgun sequence, the genomic window TCAGATTTACCACGTTTACAAATTTTGTATGGAATCAAGTCCCAAACCATCACAACTGTACCGGACAGTGAAGTGCGCTCCAAAATCCTGGAGCTTTCATACGGGGAGAAGGAAAAAAGATACACTGCTTCACGAAAAAGTCTGAATCAAATTTCTGTTCATATTAAAACAAAGAGTGGGAATGTTTTCGTGACCGATCGGAAAGAGCGGTTTTTATATTTTGATGGGAGTGGTTTTATTAATTCAGTTGTAGAAGTATAGTTGAGATCTTTACATAGACTTCAAGAAAAATCGAAGTTACCAAATTATCTATCTTTGTTTATATATTCATTCCCAATCCAATTTTCCCCTCACTTATCTTTTGTTATTGTTATCTCAACTCTGATCATATATTACTCATGTCTGATTAGTCTAACCCGTTTAACTCTTTTTGCTCACTGCTTCACATAGATTTTGTTTGTTAGATGGCTACGTCTAACTTTGCCCAATTAATTGGTGTGTTTTGTATGCTCTGCGCAAAGAATACTCTGTCTATCCCCATTATTATGGCCCACTCAGCAGGCGTGAACTTCAGCTTTAATGAATTCACGAGATGCAATACAAGCGACATTCTGTGTGTAAATGATGCAACAATATCTGGGCATAAAATCCATCTGACCAACAAAACTATGGGCAGGGTTGTCTACAGCCACACCATCCAGCTGTCTTCTATTGCTAGCTTCACTACGGACATCCGGTTTGTTATGAAATATTATAACCGGAGACCTGATGATCAAGGAGGAGATGGAATTGCTTTCTTCATGACATCTAAAGAAATTGCGACAATTTTTCACTCAGTTGATGAATACAGCGGTCTTCCCGGAAATGGATCTATTTCAGACAACACGCTTGCTGTTGAATTTAGTGGCTATAATCGCCGAGCTAATTCCCGTGTCTATTTTTTTGTTGGTAGCAATCATCCTATTCAAACTTACAATTATACCCATTTGAATTTTAGTTTAAACGATGGTAAGTTGTGGAATGCGCACATAGATTGCAACGTTAGAAAAAATTACATGCAAATATTCCTCTTCAATACCTCCAATAGTTCTATGTCCCAAAGAGATCCCATTCTTGCATTTCCTTTTGATTGCTTCAAATTTCTTCCAGACAATTTTGTTGTAGGGATTTCTGCTGCCGATTCGTATTATTCTAGTGAGACCCACACAATCCTTTCATGGAGCTTCAATACCACGACCAAAATCAAGAGGTCTAGCACGAAAATGATATttttgactactgtagggttttttCTTTGTTTAACAGGGGCAGTTGTTATCTATAGCTTGTTTGCCAATCGGAAAAAGAAGAGGGCAATGGGAAGCAGCAATGCACAAACATGTGAAGACAAGGAAATAGAGATTAGCATGCTTGTAGATCAGGGTCCAAGTAGATATAAGCTGGAGGATCTCAAGGCCGTAACCAACAATTTCAGTGAAACTTTAAAGCTGGGGCAAGGAGAATTTGGAGGTGTGTACAAAGGCGTTATAGGAGAAGCAAATGATGTTGTAGCTGTCAAGCGCATCTCACAAGGGTCACGACAGGGGCTAAAAGAATTCATCTCTGAAATAAGTATTGTTAGTCGAGTAAAACATCGAAACCTCGTTCAGCTTTTGGGATGGTGTCATGAGAAAGGCGAATTACTTTTGGTGTACGAGTATATATGTCCAATGGAAGCTTAGACAAATACCTTTTCATCAAAAGGAGATATTCCCCCATTGCAATGGAGTCAAAGGTATCGAATAGCTTTGGAAATAGCTTCTGGACTGCTATATCTCCATAAAGGATGGGCTCACTGTATTGTACACAGAGATGTAAAATCCAGCAATGTTATGCTTGACTGCAATTTCAATGCAAAGCTTGGGGACTTCGGTTTGGCACGCATGTTTGAGCATTATCGTTTGTCTCAAACCACAATGGCAGCTGGAACCCTCGGTTACCTAGCTCCTGAGTGTGTGATCACAGGAAGAACAAGCCCTGAATCAGATGTTTACAGCTTCGGTGCTGAGGCCTTGGAAATCGCTACAGGAAGGAGAGCAGTAGATTTGAGATTGCACGAACATAATATGAGGCTTGTGGAGTGGGTATGGGATCTATATGGTCAAGAAACGATTTTGGAAGCTGCAGATGAGAAATTAAATGGGGAGTTTGAGAAGGCAGAAGTGGAACAATTGACAGCAATAGGGTTGTGGTGCTCTCATCCAGATCCAACTGCAAGACCCAAAATGACGCAAGTGGTAAAGTTGCTGAAGCTGGAAGGTCGAGTGCCTAATCTTCCTCGAGAAATACCTGTACCAACATATGCTCCATTTAATGAAGCCAACCTTTCAGTTTCTTCTTCATTTACGATGGACACTTCCAATATACTCCCATCTCTTGCTTCCACATCTCAATCAGGTAATTCTTCTCAAGActcctcttgagcatattcaagcacaaCTCCCATCGTTGTGCATTTTCAAAAGGAAGCATAGGAGCTGTCTATCACTAAACCTTTTCAATCTTTTACTCTggatttgaagaaaataaagaaatctCGAGCAATTGGATTGCCAGTTGCTATGTTAGTTTCTCGTTTATTATTTGTTTTCCCAGTCATATATTTTAATTGAAGAAAATATGTTTCAAAAAAGCTACTTGGAATATCCCTTAATCTCTCTGTTCTTGAAATTCTTGTTGGAAATTTAAGAAGTGTTCACTCCCCTGTTCAATCATGTCTTTCCTTTATTTGCTGCAAGGTTCTTGTACTGCAGCCTGTTGATCGAATGGGTTCAACCTTCCATTTCAGtccattttattttgtaatatattgtgcatatttaatttttttattatctttcTATGAAACAAGGCAGCTACTCTATTGTGAGATTTTCTTATTTAGTGTTTATTAGAATAGAAATCTTAGTTGTTTTGTGTGTTCCTGCAAAAGAGAAAAACAGAGCTGTCTTTTGTGAGTGAACAAGTTTACTGTTATAAGGGTTTTTTAAGCTCAACTAATGTGAAACAGAGCACAGTCTTATAAACATCGATATAGAAAAAGAGCAGTAAATCTGTTGACTTGACATGTATAGAattattatgttttattattcTGTTCTTTCTCTGCTTTTGCCTTCAACTCTTTCGTGATCGGCTTTAGAACGATTAAAAATAAATATGCATTTGAccgtttaatttttttaaaatttatttatttccttgaatGACTTGATCGtcgaaaaaccaaaacaaattttaCTTGTGTGTGTGAGGGAAAAGTGATACTGGACGGAGGATGGAATGCGATGGTTAGGGCTTCGGCTCCAGCCATTGTTTCCTGTTCTGTTCTTTCCCGCTGGGTTCTTTTTTGCTTGCGTGGCATGGAGGTTTGTGGAGCTGGTGCGGGGGGGTTTGGCTGTATTGGTGTGCGGTGAGGGCCTTTTTCTTCTTGCAGTTTCGAGAAGTTTTTTGTGATCGAAGCTGGTGTTCGGGGTTTGGAGGGAGCTGGTGGTTGGAGTGCTCAAGAGCTGAGAAAGGTGTTTTGGCCCCGAGTGTTGGCCAGTAGGGAATGGAGGAGCATAGGGTCACCAATAGCTTGGTGGTTGTGCCGCCCTATGGTTGTTTTTCAGGTGTGCATGCAAAGTCGTCAGACTCATTTTATGTGGGTGAAGGTTCGAAGCTTAAAAAGTAAATGGTTGTCTGTCAAAGAGTAAGATCGTCTGGTTTTGGTTATCTCTCTCAACTTGGTCATGGAGGATGTTGCTTATCGGAAGAAACATGCTTTGATCTGCAAATTACTTAAAATTCGTAAACATGCTTTGATTTGCAAATTTCTTGGAATCCGTATTTTTTTTAATGGCGTTGGAATCTTGGATCCCTTGCTCTTGGCAGGTTGAGGGTGAGATAAAGATTACGTTGGCCGTGAATAGCTATTTATGGTTGTTTTTTTCTACATGTGTTGATCAGAATTGTGTTTTTGAAGGAGGGTCATACTTTTATAATCATGTGGGATTGTTCATTAAACCTTGGCATGTGGATTTTAATTTAGTTGAGGAATTGCCTTCAAGGGTTCCTGTTTGGGATCATCTGCTGCGACTTCCTTTGAAATTTTGGAGGGAGGATATTTTGCAACAAATTGTTGTTCTACTTGGGAAGCTAGCTGCTATAGCTCAACAAACCCTTGATAAGAAGGTAATTACGTTTACCTGTATTtgtgttgagattgatttgaataatCTATTGCCGGATTCTTTGAACATTTGTCTAGGTTCTTCTTTTTGGGTTCAACAACTAGATTATGAGTCTCTTCCTTTTTCGGAGTTGGATTTGTCACGAATACCTTCAGTGCTACTACTCTAAGGTTAATAATGATGCTGTtggctggtgcaggagcacctaatgcaAAATTGGGTCAATAATGCAAATAGGGTTCTAATAGTATTTTTTTAGTTTatttgatgtaataaggtcatattATGACCATTTTTGGCGATTTTATGTCATGTAGAGTCATTTTTTATCAAATATGTAAAATTTGTTAAAATGTTGTAAAAGTTGCTTAAGCAACtttacaacttttgaaagttgttgtaAATAGGTAATTCGAGAAGTTAGAAAGGGTGTAGGAAGTTATAAATAGGCCCTTGTGAATCATTTGTGCGTGATTAAGTGTGCAGGAATGTGTGAGgatgattttgaagatgaaatgaataagaaatctcatttttctctatttttttccaGAAATTTGCTGCTCTTATTCTTAATACGACCTGTAAAAACATGATGAGGGGTTGAGCCTTATAT contains:
- the LOC131042935 gene encoding L-type lectin-domain containing receptor kinase IX.1-like codes for the protein MAHSAGVNFSFNEFTRCNTSDILCVNDATISGHKIHLTNKTMGRVVYSHTIQLSSIASFTTDIRFVMKYYNRRPDDQGGDGIAFFMTSKEIATIFHSVDEYSGLPGNGSISDNTLAVEFSGYNRRANSRVYFFVGSNHPIQTYNYTHLNFSLNDGAVVIYSLFANRKKKRAMGSSNAQTCEDKEIEISMLVDQGPSRYKLEDLKAVTNNFSETLKLGQGEFGGVYKGVIGEANDVVAVKRISQGSRQGLKEFISEISIVSRVKHRNLVQLLGWCHEKGELLLVYEDVKSSNVMLDCNFNAKLGDFGLARMFEHYRLSQTTMAAGTLGYLAPECVITGRTSPESDVYSFGAEALEIATGRRAVDLRLHEHNMRLVEWVWDLYGQETILEAADEKLNGEFEKAEVEQLTAIGLWCSHPDPTARPKMTQVVKLLKLEGRVPNLPREIPVPTYAPFNEANLSVSSSFTMDTSNILPSLASTSQSGNSSQDSS